ACCAGACGCCGTCCTGGCGTTATCTGGAAGGCACCTTCGCCGGCCTGCTGGAAGGCTACGGCTACAAGGAAATCCGCCTCCCCATCCTGGAGTTCACCGAACTCTTCGCCCGGGGTATCGGCGAGGGCACCGACGTGGTCGACAAGGAGATGTACACCTTCCTCGACCGCAACGAGGAATCCCTGACCATGCGCCCCGAAGGCACCGCCGGCTGCGTCCGTGCCGTGCTCGAGCATGGCCTCACGGGAGGCGGCCAGGTTCAGAAGCTCTGGTACACCGGCCCGATGTTCCGCTACGAGAAGCCGCAGAAGGGACGCTACCGCCAGTTCCACCAGATCGGCGTGGAAGTCTTCAACCTGCCGGGGCCGGACATCGACGCCGAGCTCATCGTGCTCACCTGGCGCCTGTGGAAACAGCTCGGCATGGCCGACGCCGTGACCCTGCAGCTTAACAGCCTGGGCTCCAGCGAGGCCCGCGCGCGTTATCGTGACGCCCTGGTGGCCTACCTGAAGGAGCGTTTCGACCGCCTGGACGAGGACAGCCAGCGCCGGCTGACCACCAACCCGCTGCGCATCCTCGACAGCAAGAACCCGGAAACCCAGGCCCTGCTGGTGGATGCGCCGACCCTGCACGACTACCTCGACGAGGAGTCCGTGGCCCACTTCGAGGGCCTCAAGGCTCGCCTGGACGCCGTGGGTATCCGCTACGAGATCAACCAGAAGCTGGTGCGTGGCCTGGACTACTACAGCCGCACCGTCTTCGAGTGGGTGACCGACAAGCTCGGTTCCCAGGGCACCGTCTGCGCCGGTGGCCGTTACGACGGCCTGGTCACCCAGTTCGGTGGCAAGCCCACCCCGGGCGTCGGCTTCGCCATGGGCGTCGAGCGCCTGGTGTTGCTGCTGGAAACCCTGGGCCTGGTGCCGGACGAGCTGAACAACCCCGCCGATGCCTACCTCTGCGCCTTCGGCGAGCCCGCCGAGCTGGCCGCCCTGGGCCTGGCCGAGCAACTGCGCGACGCCTTGCCGGGGATTCGCCTTCTGGTCAATGCCGGAGCCGGCAGCTTCAAGAGCCAGTTCAAGAAGGCCGACAAGAGTGGCGCCCGCTACGCACTGATCCTGGGGGACGACGAACTGGCCAAGCGCGTGGTAGGTTTCAAGCCGCTTCGCGACGACAGCGAACAACAAAGCATTGCCTGGGATGCTCTCGCCGAGCACCTCAAAGCCCGCCTGCAGCAGGCGTGAGCATTCAAAGATCAGGAGTACGGGGACAAGCATGCAGACCGAAGAAGAACAGATTGCGCAACTGAAGGACTGGTGGCAGCGCAACGGCAAGCCCTTGCTCACTGGCGGCGCCCTCGCGCTGGCGGTGGTCTTCGGTTGGCAGGCCTGGCAGAAGTACCAGTCCAACCAGTCCCAGGGCGCCTCCATCGTCTACCAGCAATTGCTGGAAACCGCCCTCGAACCCAGCGGCACCCCCGACGCCGCCAAGGTGGCGGAACTGGCCGGCAAGCTGAAGAGCGACTTCGGTGGCACCCATTACGCGCAGTACGGCAGCCTGTTCGTGGCCAAGGTGGCTGTGGAATCCGGCAAGCTGGACGACGCCGCGACCGAACTCAAGGCCGTGCTGGACAAGCCGGCCGATGCCACCCTGGGTGAGCTGGCTCGCCAGCGCCTGGCGCGTGTCCTGGCTGCCCAGGGCAAGGCCGACGAAGCGCTGAAGCTGCTGGAGGGCGATGCCGACAAGGCCTTCCTCGCCAGCCGCGAAGAACTCAAGGGCGACCTGCTGGTGCAGCTGGATCGTACCGACGACGCGCATGCCGCCTACCTGAAAGCCAAGGCCGCACTGCCCGAAGACGCCGCCGTGGGTGGCCTGCAGATGAAGCTCGACGACCTGGCAAAAGGGGATGCGTGACGTGATGCGCTGGAAGAATGCCGCAGTGCTGGCCCTGGCCATTCTGGCCGTGGGCTGCAGCAGCAACAGCAAGAAGGAACTGCCGCCGGCGGAACTGCCCGATATCACCGAGGAAGTGACGCTTCAGAAGAACTGGAGCCGCTCAGTCGGCGATGGCCAGGGCGAAACCTACAACCTGCTGGTTCCCGCAGTCGACGGCGACGTGATCTACGCCGGCGACGTGAACGGCCGCGTGATGGCCATCGACCGCTTCAGCGGCGACGTCAAGTGGAAACAGGACCTGGAGCTGCCGGTATCCGGCGCCGTGGGCGTGGGTTACGGTCTCGTGATGGTCGGCACCCTCAAGGGTGAAGTGGTGGCCCTGGATGCCTCCAGCGGTGAAGAACGCTGGCGCGCCCGGGTCAACGGCGAGGTCCTGGCCCCGCCTGCCAACAACGGTGACGTGGTGGTGGTTCAAACCCAGAACGACACCCTGTTCGGCTTCGACGCCGCCACCGGCAGCCAGCGCTGGATCTACGAGAACACCCCGGCGGTGCTGACCCTTCGGGGTACCGGTTCCCCCGTCGTCACCAACAACCTGGTGGTGGCCGGCCTTTCCACCGGCAAGGTGCTGGCCCTCGACATCCAGCGTGGCATCCCGGTCTGGGAGCAACGTGTCGCCGTGCCCCAGGGGCGTTCCGAACTGGATCGCGTCGTGGATATCGACGGTGGCCTGCTGCTGTCCGGTGGCAACCTCTACGTCGTCACCTACCAGGGCCGGGTCGCCGCCCTGGACCTGGAAAGCGGCCGTGTGCTCTGGCAGCGCGAGGCCTCCAGCTACGCCGGCGTCGCCCAGGGGTTCGGCAACGTCTACGTCAGCCTGGCCAACGGTACCGTGGAAGGCGTGGACGAGCGCTCCGCCTCCGCCCTCTGGAGCAATGACGCGCTGGCCCGTCGCCAACTGTCCGCGCCCGAGGTCTTTTCCAGCTACGTCGCCGTGGGTGACTTCGAAGGCTACCTGCACCTGCTCAGCCAGGTGGATGGTCACTTCGTCGGCCGCGTGAAGATCGACGGCGACGGCCTGCGTGCCCGTCCGCTGGTGATCGGCGACTGGCTCTATGCATTCGGCAACGGTGGAGAGCTGGTCGGCCTGACCATCCGCTAAGCTGGAATGCGATGTGCGGCCGCTGCCGGAATACGGCAGCGGCCTTTGTGTTTTCTGAAATAACCAGTGGAGAGCCTCATGGTTCCCGTAATCGCCCTGGTGGGTCGGCCCAACGTCGGCAAGTCCACCCTGTTCAACCGCCTGACCAAGACCCGAAACGCCATCGTCGCGGAGTACGCCGGTCTGACCCGTGACCGCCAGTACGGCGAGGCGAAATGGCAGGGTCGCACCTACATCGTCATCGACACCGGCGGTATCTCCGGAGATGAGGAAGGTATCGACGCGAAGATGGCCGAGCAGTCCCTGCAGGCTATCGAAGAGGCCGATGCGGTGCTCTTCATGGTCGATTCCCGCGCCGGCATGACCGCCGCCGACCAGATGATCGCCGAGCACCTGCGCAAGCGGAACAAGCGCAGCTTCCTCGTGGCCAACAAGGTGGACACCGTCGACCCGGACATCGCCCGCGCCGAGTTCAGCCCGCTGGGCCTCGGAGACGCCCTGCCCATCGCCGCGGCCCATGGCCGGGGCATCGGCCAGATGCTGCAGGCCGCCCTGGGCGAGTTCGCCCGCGACGAGGGGGCTGACGAGGAGGAGGCCGCCGAAGCCGAAGTGGTCGCCGAAGGCGAGGAAGCCAAGCGCATTCCCGGCCCGAGCGAGAAGGACGGCATCAAGATCGCCATCATCGGCCGCCCCAATGTCGGCAAGTCGACCCTGGTGAACCGCATGCTCGGCGAGGAGCGGGTGATCGTCTACGATCAGGCCGGCACCACCCGCGACAGCATCTACATCCCTTTCGAACGCAACGACGAGAAGTACACCCTCATCGACACCGCCGGCGTGCGCCGTCGCGGCAAAATCTTCGAGGCGGTGGAAAAATTCTCCGTGGTCAAGACCCTGCAGGCGATCCAGGACGCCAACGTGGTGATCTTCGTCATGGACGCCCGGGAAGGCGTGGTGGAGCACGACCTCAACCTGCTGGGCTTCGTGCTGGAAACCGGCCGTGCGCTGGTGATTGCCCTGAACAAGTGGGACGGCATGGATTCCGGCGAGCGCGACTACGTCAAGACCGAGCTGGAGCGCCGGCTGTTCTTCGTCGACTTCGCGGATATCCACTTCATCTCCGCGCTGCATGGCACCGGCGTCGGCCACCTGTACAAGTCGGTGCAGGAGTCCTTCCGCTCCGCCATCACCCGCTGGCCCACCAGCCGCCTGACCCAGATCCTCGAGGACGCGGTGCAGGAGCACCAGCCGCCTTTGGTCAACGGCCGTCGCATCAAGCTGCGCTACGCCCACCTGGGTGGCGCGAACCCGCCGCTGATCGTGATCCACGGCAACCAGGTGGAGTCGGTGCCCAAGTCCTACTCCCGTTACCTGGAGAACACCTATCGCCGCGTGCTGAAGCTGGTGGGCACGCCGATCCGCATCGAGTACAAGGGCGGCGATAACCCCTACGAGGGCAAGACCAACAAGCTCACCGAGCGTCAGGTGAACAAGAAGCGTCGCCTCATGTCGCACCACAAGAAGGCCGAGAAGAAGCGCCGCGACAAGAAGCGCTGATTCCGGACGAACGAGGAGGGCGCCTGCGGGCGCCTTTTTCGTTTCCGCCCTCGGGGCGTGCGGTCCCGGTAGACGCGAGCGCGCTCGCGAACGGCACCGCGAGCGGTGCTCGCTCCTACAGAGTCGTTTCCCGCGTTAAGCTATGGCGCATCTCCCAATCGCCAACAGCCGGATTGCAATGATCACCAGCAAGCTGCCCAACGTCGGCACCACCATCTTCACCCAGATGTCCCAACTGGCCGCCGAAGTCGGCGCCATCAACCTGTCCCAGGGCTTTCCCGACTTTCCCGCGCCGGTGGCGCTGTGCGAGGCCGTGGGCAAGCACATCGCCCTGGGCCACAACCAGTACGCCCCGATGACCGGCCTGCCGGCCCTGCGTGAGCAGGTGGCGAGCAAGGTCGCCAGCTTCTATGGGCGTTCGGTCAGCGCCGACAGCGAGGTGACCATCACCCCGGGCGCTACCGAAGCCATCTTCTGCGCCCTCCAGGCGGTGGTGCGCGCCGGTGACGAGGTCATCGTCCTCGACCCCTGCTACGACAGTTACGAGCCCTCGGTGGAGCTCGCTGGCGGCCGCTGCGTTCACGTGCCGTTGGCATTGCCGGGGTTCTCCATCGACTGGCAGCGGATGACGGACGCCCTGAGCCCCCGCACCCGCATGATCATCCTGAACAGCCCCCACAATCCCAGCGGTGCGCTGATTTCCCGCGCCGAGCTGGACTGGTTGGCGGCGCTGATCCGTGACCGCGACATCTACCTGGTTTCCGACGAGGTCTACGAACACCTGGTGTTCGACGGCGTGGGTCACGTCAGCGTACTGGCTCACGACGAACTCTATGCCCGCGCCTTCGTGGTCAGCTCCTTCGGCAAGACCTACCACGTCACCGGCTGGAAGACCGGCTATGTGGTGGCGCCGCCAGCGCTGTCGGCGGAGCTGCGCAAGGTCCACCAGTACGTCAACTTCTGCGGCGTCACGCCGCTGCAGTGGGCGCTGGCCGACTTCATGGCCGCCCACCCGGAGCACCTGGCCGAGTTGCCGGGCTTCTACCAGGCCAAGCGCGACCTCTTCTGCGACTTGCTGGCGGACTCCCGTTTCCGTTTCACCCGTGCCGCCGGGACCTACTTCCAACTGGTGGACTACAGCGCCATCCGCCCCGACCTGGACGATGTGGCCATGTCCGAATGGCTCACCCGCGAGCACGGCGTGGCCGCCATTCCGGTATCGGTCTTCTACCGAGAGGCCCCCAGGGACCTGCGGCTGGTGCGCTTCTGCTTCGCCAAACGTGAGGAGACGCTGCGTCAGGCAGCGGAGAAACTATGCGCGATCTGAGCTCCCTGCCCGACCTGAAGCTGGCCCTGGTACAGACCACCCTGGCCTGGCACGACCGTGAGGCCAACCTGGCCCGTTTCGAGGCGTTGCTGGACCAGGCCCGAGGCGCCGACCTGGTGATCCTGCCGGAGATGTTCACCACCGGCTTCTCCATGGACTCCGAAAATCTGGCCGAGCCCGAACAGGGACCGACCCACGCCTGGCTGCGTCAACAGGCCAAGCGGATCGATGCGGTGATCACCGGCAGCCTGATCATCCGCGTCGCGGATGGTACGCACCGCAACCGCCTGCTCTGGGCGCGCCCGGATGGCGAGGTGCTGCATTACGACAAGCGCCACCTGTTCCGCATGGCCGGCGAGCACAAGCACTACAGCCCGGGCGAGGTGCAGGCGCTGTTCGAACTCAAGGGCTGGCGGGTGCGGCCCTTGATCTGCTACGACCTGCGCTTCCCGGTCTGGAGCCGTGACTCCCAGGACACCGACCTGCTGCTCTACACCGCCAACTGGCCGGCCGCGCGCCGTCACCACTGGAATCGCCTGATTCCCGCGCGGGCCATCGAGAACCTCTGTTATGTGGCGGCGGTGAACCGCGTAGGCACCGACGGCAAGGGCCACCCCTACAGCGGCGACAGCCAGGTGCTGGACTTCCAGGGCGAGTCCCTGCTGGACGCCGGCGACGGCGACGGCGTGTTTCACGCGAGCCTCTCCGCCGCGCAACTGGCGGCCTACCGAGAGCGCTTCCCCGCCTACCTGGATGCGGATGATTTCACCCTGGCGAGATGATCCAGCCGCCATCGCCTGGTGGGCGCTCAGGGCCCGCCAGGTCGCTTCCGTCTAGTACCCGTCCGAAATGACCCGCCTTTGTTTTACAGGAACCCGGGCCCCCGCCTAGGATCCACCCCGCCGGCAATAACCCCCTTCCTTCCATTTCCCAGCGCGGATCGCTTGCCTGTGCCGCTGTGCCAGGTGTCGCGCTGGAAACCTTCAGGACTGGTCATGCCGAGCCCTAGACTGACTGCGTTATCCCGTTCCACCCGCCACTGGGTGGCCTCCCTTGGCACCGCCGCGCTGCTGCCCCTGGTCGCGCCGGCACAGGCCGATACGATCCGGGCCCCGGGTCCGACCGACCATGAAGTGACCACGCTCAAGGGACACTTCATCGATACCCGGGCCTTCAAGCCGACCCTGCTGCGCAACCAGGTCCCCGTGGGCAGCGAGCGCCTGAGGGAAGAAACCGGCCTGGATATCCGCCGCCTGGAAGCCGACGGCCACGACCGCTTCCCCGGGCTGCAGGTACTGATCGGACGTGCCGAGAACCGCCAGCGCAACGCCATGGGTGCCAGCGAGATCTACATCGCCACCCGCGACGATGGTCGCTTCGTGGCGCTGCTGCCGGATGCCGGGACCATCATCCGTGGCGATGCGGACGGCGAGCAGACCCTGATCCGCTTCGACGCGCTCCACGCTCACGCGCCCCATGTGGTCGACTCCCTGGAGCCACTGCGACAGGAGTTGCCCGGAACGATGGAAAGCCGTAGCGGCCAGCGCAGCCTGGCCCTGAACCGCAACGCTGCGGGCGAACTGGTCATCGACTTGCTGGCGGGATTCTCGGCCAGATCGGCGACCTACATCGGCGACCACGAGGCCTATGCGCTGGCCCAGGTGGCGTCGGTCAACCGCGCCCTCGAGCAATCCCGGGTACCGGGCGTGCGCCTGCGCCTGGTGGGAACCCAGGTTTTGCCGGATGACCTCCCCGTCACCACGGCCAGCCTGAGTCGGCTCGGCAGTCTCTTCGCCGACGGCATGGGCCGCTACAGCCCGGACCTGGTGGCCGCCTTCGTGGTGGGGGAGCCTAAGCAGGACACCGCCGTGGGCTGGGCCTATGTCAATGGTCGCTACAGCATTAACTACATCAACTCGGCGGCGGTGTTCCGTCATGAGGTGGCGCATAACGCCGGCGGCAGCCACTGCTCCGACGGCAGCAGCCACAAGTTCGGCTACAACAACGGACGGGTGGGCACCATCCTCTGCGGCAACCAGGTGCCGTTCTTCTCCAACCCCGAACTGAAAGACCGCCTCGGCCTGCCTCTGGGAGACGCGAGAACCGCCAATATGGCCCGGGTCTGGCGGGAAAACGCGGCGAAGATGTCGGCCTACAGCCCTTCGGTCGTCGCGCTGGAGGAAGAGCGGCAAGACCGCCTGCTGGAAGAGCGTGTGAGCCTGGGCCGCGACCAGTGGCACTACATCCCGCTGGACGTGCCGGAAGGCACCCGGCGCCTGGTAATCCTGGGCAGCCTGGGGGACGGCTCCGACCGAGGCAACGACCGGGCTGCCCTGTTGCTCAAGCGAGGTGCGAAGCCCACCGCCGACGATCATGACCTGGCCTCCCGGGACAGCATCTCGCCCTTCCTGGCCCTGGATGAACCGGCCCCGGGACGCTGGTACCTGGCGGTTCGCCCCGAGAAGGGCAGGGCGCTGGAGGATATGCACCTTCAGAGCTTCGCCTATGCCGTCGAGAAGGATCACGCCAAGGCGCGCTACCTGCGCCTGGTGGCCACGTCTTCCATCGATGGCAAGGCGCTGGCCAGCGCCGCCGAGTTGAACCTGGCCGATGCCAGGGGGCGACTGCTGTCCCGGGAGGGCTGGCGAGTTCACTCGGTGAGCAGCGCGAACGCGGCATCCGAGGGAGGCAGCCATGCCATCGATGGCCGTGCCAACTCTTACTGGACCACGGTGCCGGGCGCCGCCTACCCCCATGAGATGGTCATCGACCTGGGAGCGGAGCAGCGCTTCTCCCAGCTCCACTACCTGCCCCAGCAGGTGCGCGGCCTGGAGGGAAACATCAAGGGCTACCGCATCTATGGCAGCGATTCCCCGACGGGCGACTGGTCGCTGCTGGGCGAGGGCGAGTTCGCCGCCACCAACGATGTCCAGGTAGCCGGCCTGAAAGCCCGCGAGGCGGCCCAGCCGCCCCTGGTGGCGATCGCCGGGGTGACCGAAGCCGAGGCCGGCGCAGCCGTCACCCTGGACGCCTCCGCATCCAGCGATCCCCAGGGCGGCGCCCTGAGTTACGCCTGGTCGGTAACGCCGCGCCTGGATTACGAGTTCGATGGCCCAAGGCTGGCGTTCAAGGCCCCGGAACTGGACCGGGACACGCGTTACGTCTTCACCCTGACCCTGGACAATGGCCGCAAGAGCGCCAGCAGCCAGCACCCGGTGCTGGTCAAGGCCCATCGCAGCCTTGGCTGTCAGCCGGACTGGAGTGCCCAGACCATCTACTGGCAGGGGGACAAGGTACAGCTCGGCGGAAGGCTGTTCGAGGCCCGCTGGTGGAGCCGTGGCCAGCGGCCCGGGGATCCCGCGTTCACCGGTGGCGAAGGCAGCGGCAAGGTCTGGAGTGACCTCGGCGCCTGCCAGGGAGACGCCAAACCCGAAACCCCGCCGGCCGAGCCGCCCGCGATTCTGCCACCCCAGGCCAGCATCGATGGGCTGTCCGAGGCCCGTGCCGGTGACAGCGTCAGGCTCAGCGCCGCTGGGTCCAGCGATCCCAATGGCCTGCCGTTGACTTACCGCTGGAGCGTGACGCCGTCCCTGGACTTCCAGGCCAAGGGCGCCGACCTGAGCTTTGTCGCGCCGAAACTGGACAAGGACCAGACCTACAGCTTCAGCCTGGTGCTCGGCAACGGTCACCACCAGGTGACCCGCAACCACCAGGTACGGGTACAGGGCGAGCCGACCCAGCACCCCGGGGCCTGCGCCCAACCCTGGTCCGCTGGCGCCGTCTACCGGGAACAGGACCAGGTCACCCATGGCGGGCGCCTCTACCAGGCCCGTTGGTGGACCCGGGGCA
This genomic window from Pseudomonas furukawaii contains:
- a CDS encoding YfgM family protein codes for the protein MQTEEEQIAQLKDWWQRNGKPLLTGGALALAVVFGWQAWQKYQSNQSQGASIVYQQLLETALEPSGTPDAAKVAELAGKLKSDFGGTHYAQYGSLFVAKVAVESGKLDDAATELKAVLDKPADATLGELARQRLARVLAAQGKADEALKLLEGDADKAFLASREELKGDLLVQLDRTDDAHAAYLKAKAALPEDAAVGGLQMKLDDLAKGDA
- the hisS gene encoding histidine--tRNA ligase translates to MSKTLQAIRGMNDILPDQTPSWRYLEGTFAGLLEGYGYKEIRLPILEFTELFARGIGEGTDVVDKEMYTFLDRNEESLTMRPEGTAGCVRAVLEHGLTGGGQVQKLWYTGPMFRYEKPQKGRYRQFHQIGVEVFNLPGPDIDAELIVLTWRLWKQLGMADAVTLQLNSLGSSEARARYRDALVAYLKERFDRLDEDSQRRLTTNPLRILDSKNPETQALLVDAPTLHDYLDEESVAHFEGLKARLDAVGIRYEINQKLVRGLDYYSRTVFEWVTDKLGSQGTVCAGGRYDGLVTQFGGKPTPGVGFAMGVERLVLLLETLGLVPDELNNPADAYLCAFGEPAELAALGLAEQLRDALPGIRLLVNAGAGSFKSQFKKADKSGARYALILGDDELAKRVVGFKPLRDDSEQQSIAWDALAEHLKARLQQA
- a CDS encoding pyridoxal phosphate-dependent aminotransferase — protein: MITSKLPNVGTTIFTQMSQLAAEVGAINLSQGFPDFPAPVALCEAVGKHIALGHNQYAPMTGLPALREQVASKVASFYGRSVSADSEVTITPGATEAIFCALQAVVRAGDEVIVLDPCYDSYEPSVELAGGRCVHVPLALPGFSIDWQRMTDALSPRTRMIILNSPHNPSGALISRAELDWLAALIRDRDIYLVSDEVYEHLVFDGVGHVSVLAHDELYARAFVVSSFGKTYHVTGWKTGYVVAPPALSAELRKVHQYVNFCGVTPLQWALADFMAAHPEHLAELPGFYQAKRDLFCDLLADSRFRFTRAAGTYFQLVDYSAIRPDLDDVAMSEWLTREHGVAAIPVSVFYREAPRDLRLVRFCFAKREETLRQAAEKLCAI
- a CDS encoding carbohydrate-binding protein, encoding MPSPRLTALSRSTRHWVASLGTAALLPLVAPAQADTIRAPGPTDHEVTTLKGHFIDTRAFKPTLLRNQVPVGSERLREETGLDIRRLEADGHDRFPGLQVLIGRAENRQRNAMGASEIYIATRDDGRFVALLPDAGTIIRGDADGEQTLIRFDALHAHAPHVVDSLEPLRQELPGTMESRSGQRSLALNRNAAGELVIDLLAGFSARSATYIGDHEAYALAQVASVNRALEQSRVPGVRLRLVGTQVLPDDLPVTTASLSRLGSLFADGMGRYSPDLVAAFVVGEPKQDTAVGWAYVNGRYSINYINSAAVFRHEVAHNAGGSHCSDGSSHKFGYNNGRVGTILCGNQVPFFSNPELKDRLGLPLGDARTANMARVWRENAAKMSAYSPSVVALEEERQDRLLEERVSLGRDQWHYIPLDVPEGTRRLVILGSLGDGSDRGNDRAALLLKRGAKPTADDHDLASRDSISPFLALDEPAPGRWYLAVRPEKGRALEDMHLQSFAYAVEKDHAKARYLRLVATSSIDGKALASAAELNLADARGRLLSREGWRVHSVSSANAASEGGSHAIDGRANSYWTTVPGAAYPHEMVIDLGAEQRFSQLHYLPQQVRGLEGNIKGYRIYGSDSPTGDWSLLGEGEFAATNDVQVAGLKAREAAQPPLVAIAGVTEAEAGAAVTLDASASSDPQGGALSYAWSVTPRLDYEFDGPRLAFKAPELDRDTRYVFTLTLDNGRKSASSQHPVLVKAHRSLGCQPDWSAQTIYWQGDKVQLGGRLFEARWWSRGQRPGDPAFTGGEGSGKVWSDLGACQGDAKPETPPAEPPAILPPQASIDGLSEARAGDSVRLSAAGSSDPNGLPLTYRWSVTPSLDFQAKGADLSFVAPKLDKDQTYSFSLVLGNGHHQVTRNHQVRVQGEPTQHPGACAQPWSAGAVYREQDQVTHGGRLYQARWWTRGSEPGNPAFTGADGSGKVWRDQGTCR
- a CDS encoding amidohydrolase, whose product is MRDLSSLPDLKLALVQTTLAWHDREANLARFEALLDQARGADLVILPEMFTTGFSMDSENLAEPEQGPTHAWLRQQAKRIDAVITGSLIIRVADGTHRNRLLWARPDGEVLHYDKRHLFRMAGEHKHYSPGEVQALFELKGWRVRPLICYDLRFPVWSRDSQDTDLLLYTANWPAARRHHWNRLIPARAIENLCYVAAVNRVGTDGKGHPYSGDSQVLDFQGESLLDAGDGDGVFHASLSAAQLAAYRERFPAYLDADDFTLAR
- the bamB gene encoding outer membrane protein assembly factor BamB; the encoded protein is MRDVMRWKNAAVLALAILAVGCSSNSKKELPPAELPDITEEVTLQKNWSRSVGDGQGETYNLLVPAVDGDVIYAGDVNGRVMAIDRFSGDVKWKQDLELPVSGAVGVGYGLVMVGTLKGEVVALDASSGEERWRARVNGEVLAPPANNGDVVVVQTQNDTLFGFDAATGSQRWIYENTPAVLTLRGTGSPVVTNNLVVAGLSTGKVLALDIQRGIPVWEQRVAVPQGRSELDRVVDIDGGLLLSGGNLYVVTYQGRVAALDLESGRVLWQREASSYAGVAQGFGNVYVSLANGTVEGVDERSASALWSNDALARRQLSAPEVFSSYVAVGDFEGYLHLLSQVDGHFVGRVKIDGDGLRARPLVIGDWLYAFGNGGELVGLTIR
- the der gene encoding ribosome biogenesis GTPase Der, whose amino-acid sequence is MVPVIALVGRPNVGKSTLFNRLTKTRNAIVAEYAGLTRDRQYGEAKWQGRTYIVIDTGGISGDEEGIDAKMAEQSLQAIEEADAVLFMVDSRAGMTAADQMIAEHLRKRNKRSFLVANKVDTVDPDIARAEFSPLGLGDALPIAAAHGRGIGQMLQAALGEFARDEGADEEEAAEAEVVAEGEEAKRIPGPSEKDGIKIAIIGRPNVGKSTLVNRMLGEERVIVYDQAGTTRDSIYIPFERNDEKYTLIDTAGVRRRGKIFEAVEKFSVVKTLQAIQDANVVIFVMDAREGVVEHDLNLLGFVLETGRALVIALNKWDGMDSGERDYVKTELERRLFFVDFADIHFISALHGTGVGHLYKSVQESFRSAITRWPTSRLTQILEDAVQEHQPPLVNGRRIKLRYAHLGGANPPLIVIHGNQVESVPKSYSRYLENTYRRVLKLVGTPIRIEYKGGDNPYEGKTNKLTERQVNKKRRLMSHHKKAEKKRRDKKR